One window of the Amycolatopsis mediterranei genome contains the following:
- a CDS encoding helix-turn-helix domain-containing protein, with amino-acid sequence MYEEAAAPRALRDVAKCVWRSASEGPKRIVPDGCVDLVVGDGAAFVAGPDTTAWSSVTQPDAVLKGVRFRPGRAAAVLGVAADELRDRRVPVGELWGRSWAERLVEGEVSPVEAVAGRLGEVPPEDAAVAELIARLEAGVARVGDAAAGLVGSREAGRAARASPGHNSTQRLPEPAMSPRSPSPAGKHHRPSSATPSVGAGVEVVARVEDPALSGAVSARWLRRRFVQAVGYGPATYLRVSRFQRAVALAPHVSGLAALAAAAGYADQAHLSRDCRALTGLTPRAYFRGPSIVDTTARDRLRSA; translated from the coding sequence GTGTACGAAGAGGCGGCAGCACCACGGGCACTGCGGGACGTGGCTAAATGCGTGTGGCGATCGGCTTCGGAGGGCCCGAAGCGGATCGTCCCGGACGGCTGCGTGGACTTGGTCGTCGGCGATGGCGCGGCGTTCGTGGCCGGGCCGGACACGACGGCGTGGTCATCGGTGACGCAGCCGGACGCGGTGCTGAAAGGGGTCCGGTTCCGGCCGGGCCGCGCGGCGGCGGTGCTCGGCGTGGCGGCGGACGAGTTGCGTGACCGTCGGGTGCCGGTCGGCGAGTTGTGGGGGCGGTCGTGGGCGGAGCGGCTGGTGGAGGGGGAGGTGTCGCCGGTCGAGGCGGTGGCCGGGCGGCTCGGGGAGGTGCCGCCGGAGGATGCGGCGGTGGCGGAGCTGATCGCGCGGCTGGAGGCAGGAGTGGCCCGGGTCGGCGACGCGGCGGCGGGGTTGGTCGGGTCCCGCGAGGCGGGGAGGGCCGCACGAGCATCGCCGGGGCACAACTCGACCCAACGCCTGCCGGAGCCGGCCATGTCACCCCGCTCGCCGTCGCCCGCGGGGAAACATCACCGACCATCTTCGGCCACACCGAGTGTCGGAGCCGGCGTGGAGGTCGTCGCCCGGGTCGAAGATCCCGCCTTGTCCGGCGCGGTGAGTGCGCGGTGGCTGCGGCGGCGGTTCGTCCAAGCCGTCGGGTACGGGCCGGCCACCTACCTCCGGGTCAGCCGGTTCCAGCGGGCCGTCGCGCTGGCTCCGCACGTCTCGGGGCTGGCCGCGCTGGCGGCCGCCGCGGGGTATGCCGATCAAGCGCACCTCAGCCGGGACTGCCGGGCGCTGACCGGTCTCACGCCGCGCGCCTACTTCCGCGGACCCTCCATTGTGGACACCACCGCACGTGATCGACTCCGTTCGGCGTAA
- a CDS encoding MmpS family transport accessory protein produces MGVPTATRPERDRAGRARPAGSFVVVLGVLVAAFAVTAYVVPRSARGPGSEEPATAPVAPAAVRTVNHSVVYELLGAHGARNVTYAAAGSVLTQHAEVATPWSTQFTRVGPAGRTEFYSIAARNPGPGALRCRIVVDGVVVAEKTETEPDRLFSCAV; encoded by the coding sequence ATGGGCGTTCCCACCGCGACCCGGCCCGAGCGCGACCGCGCCGGGCGGGCTCGGCCGGCCGGCAGCTTCGTCGTCGTCCTCGGGGTGCTCGTCGCGGCCTTCGCGGTGACGGCCTACGTCGTGCCCCGGTCCGCGCGCGGTCCCGGCAGCGAAGAGCCCGCCACCGCGCCCGTCGCCCCGGCCGCGGTCCGCACCGTCAACCACAGCGTCGTCTACGAACTGCTCGGCGCGCACGGCGCCCGCAACGTCACCTACGCCGCCGCGGGCTCGGTGCTGACCCAGCACGCCGAGGTCGCGACGCCGTGGTCCACGCAGTTCACCCGGGTCGGTCCCGCCGGGCGCACCGAGTTCTACAGCATCGCCGCCCGCAACCCCGGGCCCGGCGCGCTGCGGTGCCGGATCGTCGTCGACGGCGTCGTCGTCGCCGAGAAAACCGAGACCGAGCCGGACCGCCTCTTCAGCTGCGCCGTCTGA